The Brachypodium distachyon strain Bd21 chromosome 4, Brachypodium_distachyon_v3.0, whole genome shotgun sequence nucleotide sequence CGTGACATGCCACCCATCCACCTACCCCCGTTTCGCCTCGATTCCCTATTTCCCCATACATGAGCAAACGGTCGAACACTTGCCGTGCACCAACAACAGCACAGAGCCATGGAGCTCCTCGACGGACTCGACgtccccctcctcccggctCTCCTCTCCGCATTGGCCATTTCCCTGACCATATGCTacgtcctcttcttctcccgcGCCGGCAAAGGGCTTCCACCGGGGCCTCGGGGCTGGCCGGTGCTGGGGAACCTCCCGCAGCTGGGCGGCAAGACGCACCAGACCTTGCACGAGATGTCGAAACTCTACGGCCCCGTGCTCCGGCTCCGGTTCGGGAGCtccgtggtggtggtggccggatCCGCGGGCGCCGCGGAGCAGTTCCTGCGAACCAACGACGCCAAGTTCTCCAACCGGCCCCCAAATTCCGGCGGCGAGCACATGGCGTACAACTACCAGGACGTCGTCTTCGGGCCCTACGGCCCGCGGTGGCGCGCCATGCGGAAAGTCTGCGCCGTCAACCTCTTCTCCGCCCGCGCCCTCGACGACCTCCGCGGGTTCCGCGAGCGGGAGGCATCCCTCATGGTGAAATCGCTTGCCGATGCTGCCGCCGCGAGCGGCGCCGGTCCCGTGGTGGCGCTGGGGAAGGCGGCGAACGTGTGCACGACGAACGCGCTGTCGCGGGCTGCGGTGGGGCGAAGGGTGTTTGCGGCGGCAGGTGGCGAAGGAGCGAGGGAGTTCAAGGAGATCGTGCTGGAGGTGATGGAGGTGGGCGGGGTGCTCAATGTCGGGGACTTCGTGCCGGCGCTCCGGTGGCTCGACCCGCAAGGGGTGGTGGCAAGGATGAAGAAGCTGCACCGCCGGTTTGACGACATGATGAACGGGATCATCGCCGAGAGGGAGGGCGGGTGCGGTATGGCGCCCGGAGAGGatgggaaggagaaggaccTGCTGGGGTTGCTGCTCGGGATGATGCAGGAGGAGAAGTcgctcaccggcggcgaggaggatgaCAAGATCACGCACACCGACATCAAGGCCCTCGTCCTGGTATGTTTTCGCTTTCCACACGTCGCTGTCGCTCTAGCTATATGTAGCTACATGTAGGTACCTGCTTAATTTGTCGATTCCTCCCGGACGAACTTTTTTTATGCTAACAAGTGTCGTCGTTCCAAAATTTGTATTGACTTAATTTAATATAAAATGAAcgatattttttatgaattggaTGGAGTATACATACCACAATTTTACATTAAGCTGAAATATGTATCTAGGATTCTTACATTTTAATTTGACAATTCCTCTCAAAATAACCGGAATAACACCAACTGATGCCTCTTTCGTGCAATGACTTAATGACATTTGTACTAATTTCTTAGATCTCCTTTTACTTTTTATCTGGTCcgtttttttagggaaataaTATGGACAAGATTGAatgttttacaaaaaaattcagtGAGCAAAAGTTTTGACTTGATATGTTGTCTTTAAACATAGATCAAGTAACATGCAAATAATATGTGAAATCTTTATAACTTCTCCCGGTGGATTTTAGAAAAGCATATTGCACTTGGGACCCATCTTTTGTGATACTGCAGCCGGGACGGACCTAGGAATTCGACATGAAGGGGACGGGTTGGGATTAGGGGGCGAAATTAGAGACTTCACATAGTTTTAAGTGATTTCTAATGAGCTAATTAGTAAGACGGAGGGGGTAACATCAATTTTTAATATAAATTATGAAAGTCAGGACTTGAACTTGAGACATtcggctctgataccatgaagagcttcatgcgctagccaacgcaaccaaaataCTGATCTTATGGTAAGGGCTAGACAATGCACTTGTATACCAGAGGGGCGATGGGAGAAAGAGAGACcgagaggagggagggagccaCGGGATGGCAATTGGCAGGAAGGAGGGTGCGAATGGAATCCCACGTGTGTGGGTCACGCGTAATGTACTTTCCcacatttttttgagaaaacacagtacagacgcaagcaatcacacacacacatatgcacgtacactcacccctaagaacgcacgcacgcacaccctaccctTATGAGCATCTCCGAGAGACTGTGCCGCCGGCAGATCATCTTGaaattgacgaagtcaccacaggCATAGATCCACATGCGACTATGCACGGACCAGATATCAGGTGCGGTGATCACCATGTGCACAAAATCCGGGTCCAGAGTCTAAGGCCTTATTGGTTAAGTTTAAATGTGAATTTTGACTTTTCGTTTATAAGTCACAAAAACATATATTTAgttgttttttatttggaCTTTTTGCTTATACTGTCATCTAACAGTATCAATTCAAAAACCAAAACTCAAAGGCAAGTAATTCCGTGGCTTATaattcaaaaatcaaaagtCGCGTTTAAGGCTAATCAAACTGGGCCTAAGAGTCTGTCGTAGATATCATCTGTCTGTTACTTAGTCAATTACCATTTGCACATCGTTGCCGTGAAGCTTTTTCCAGCCGATCGTTGATGACAGGGCTCTTTGTTGCATAGCGATGATTTGCCGATTTGGCAAAGACACGGTCGGCGGTTCCATATTGGAGTTGTGAACCAACAATGTCAATTGTTCCTGCTGTCATCTTTAGTCATAAATGTTCAGTCCTTAATTTATACCCCTATGTTATCTCTTGCATATGGCTGTACGTGTTCAACATTTTCAGCTATAAAATGTCGTTTTGAAGTACACGCTAATATCAAAATTCCACAAGGTGTTATATTGAGCTTGTTCAAAATTTGTGTCTCGATGTGtacaaaaaaatgtttgtgTCTTGAAATTTGAAgtcaaataaaaaattattttgtttttcatcacAGATTAGATGAACCAAAGTTTTGTAACATCTGTGGCATTTGGACGGGAACCGTAATTTATCTCcaataaaattttaaaactCTCTAAACATGCAAGAATTTATCTGCAATTGCTATATTATCTCTGCAGAACCTATTCGTGGCGGGTACGGAGACGACCTCAACCATAGTGGAgtgggcggtggcggagctGATCCGGCACCCAGACCTCCTTCAGCAGGCCCAGGAAGAGTTGGACGCCGTCGTGGGCCGGGCCAGGGTCGTCTCGGAAGCCGATCTGCCGCGCCTCCCCTTCTTCACCGCCGTCATCAAGGAGACCTTCCGCCTGCACCCA carries:
- the LOC100844617 gene encoding flavonoid 3'-monooxygenase CYP75B4; protein product: MELLDGLDVPLLPALLSALAISLTICYVLFFSRAGKGLPPGPRGWPVLGNLPQLGGKTHQTLHEMSKLYGPVLRLRFGSSVVVVAGSAGAAEQFLRTNDAKFSNRPPNSGGEHMAYNYQDVVFGPYGPRWRAMRKVCAVNLFSARALDDLRGFREREASLMVKSLADAAAASGAGPVVALGKAANVCTTNALSRAAVGRRVFAAAGGEGAREFKEIVLEVMEVGGVLNVGDFVPALRWLDPQGVVARMKKLHRRFDDMMNGIIAEREGGCGMAPGEDGKEKDLLGLLLGMMQEEKSLTGGEEDDKITHTDIKALVLNLFVAGTETTSTIVEWAVAELIRHPDLLQQAQEELDAVVGRARVVSEADLPRLPFFTAVIKETFRLHPSTPLSLPRMASEECFVAGYRIPKGTELLVNIWGIARDPALWPDPLEFRPSRFLAGGSHADVDLKGADFGLIPFGAGRRICAGLSWGLRMVTITAATLVHAFDWELPAGQTPDKLNMEEAFSLLLQRAMPLMVHPVRRLLPSAYEIV